A genomic region of Nostoc sp. UHCC 0702 contains the following coding sequences:
- a CDS encoding TauD/TfdA family dioxygenase translates to MSYKHIEVKPTSGFTGAEISGVDLSRPLEDDVVKEIRQALLKWKVVFFRNQNIDHAAQIAFTSRFGEVTYAHPHEDEPIEGFSEILPIDRSRYERRNGLRRSSYESRWHTDVTAVVNPPAASILRAVNVPSIGGDTQWTNLVAAYEGLSAPLRALADGLKAEHRFNARLNLPSNSKLVQRIAANPLVSIHPVVRVHPETGERALYVNPGFTSHILDVSRQESDLLLELFFNQITKPAYTTRFRWNNGDIAFWDNRATAHLAPQDLDHVEVERVLYRTTITGDVPVGPDGFRSQVVEGEPFSSELPTVLKNQVKQPEAQPVLS, encoded by the coding sequence ATGAGCTACAAGCACATTGAAGTCAAGCCTACATCTGGTTTCACCGGTGCTGAAATCAGCGGCGTGGATCTTTCGCGTCCTCTGGAGGATGATGTAGTTAAAGAAATTCGTCAAGCATTATTGAAGTGGAAAGTCGTGTTCTTCCGTAATCAGAACATCGATCATGCTGCTCAAATTGCCTTTACGAGTCGTTTCGGCGAAGTCACCTATGCACATCCCCACGAAGATGAGCCAATTGAGGGCTTCTCAGAAATCCTCCCCATTGACCGCAGCCGCTACGAACGACGCAACGGGCTGCGCCGTTCCAGCTACGAAAGTCGTTGGCATACAGATGTGACAGCGGTTGTCAACCCACCTGCGGCGTCCATTTTGCGTGCGGTTAACGTCCCTAGCATCGGTGGTGACACACAGTGGACTAATTTAGTAGCAGCCTATGAAGGTCTGTCAGCACCTCTGCGTGCCTTGGCTGACGGGCTGAAAGCTGAACATCGGTTCAATGCGCGTTTGAATCTGCCCAGCAACAGCAAACTCGTCCAGCGCATCGCAGCTAATCCCTTGGTTTCCATTCATCCGGTGGTGCGCGTTCATCCTGAGACAGGCGAACGGGCGTTGTATGTCAACCCAGGCTTTACCTCCCACATTCTTGATGTATCACGTCAAGAAAGCGATTTGCTGCTGGAGTTGTTCTTTAACCAGATCACCAAACCTGCATACACTACCCGCTTCCGCTGGAACAACGGGGATATCGCCTTCTGGGATAACCGCGCCACCGCCCATTTAGCCCCCCAAGATTTGGATCATGTGGAAGTTGAGCGTGTGCTGTATCGCACTACCATCACTGGCGACGTTCCAGTCGGCCCTGATGGTTTCCGGTCACAAGTGGTTGAAGGTGAACCGTTTAGCAGCGAATTACCAACCGTCTTGAAAAATCAAGTCAAGCAACCAGAAGCACAACCAGTGCTTTCGTAA
- a CDS encoding RloB domain-containing protein, translated as MPRPLNRRQPSRNIAQKILITCEGSKTEPIYFKSIRNDLRSPTLKIIVLENQGRTDPRSIIERLIEERSQLKENQQWNSKDTAWAVFDGDEHIEKSLENWQSAINRAKSQKIQLAITNPCFELWYLIHFQDHFAEITGDRLRNLLEKHIPNYEKSMCLYPNPLKPLTKQAIQRADQIAGQIQRNELDEHSNPCCSRLPELVSLLLKEELNK; from the coding sequence GTGCCAAGACCGTTAAATCGTCGTCAACCAAGTAGAAATATTGCTCAAAAAATACTAATAACCTGTGAAGGGAGTAAAACAGAACCAATTTATTTTAAGAGCATTCGCAATGACTTGCGATCGCCAACTTTAAAAATTATTGTATTGGAAAATCAAGGTAGAACTGATCCACGTAGTATTATTGAAAGACTCATCGAAGAACGATCGCAGCTGAAAGAAAACCAGCAGTGGAATTCTAAAGATACTGCTTGGGCTGTGTTTGACGGAGATGAGCATATTGAAAAAAGTTTGGAAAATTGGCAAAGTGCAATTAATCGAGCTAAAAGTCAAAAGATTCAGCTAGCAATTACAAATCCTTGTTTTGAACTTTGGTATTTAATTCATTTTCAAGACCATTTTGCAGAAATTACTGGTGATAGATTGCGGAATTTGCTTGAAAAGCATATACCGAACTACGAAAAATCAATGTGTCTGTATCCAAATCCATTAAAACCTTTGACTAAACAAGCAATTCAACGTGCTGATCAGATTGCAGGACAGATCCAACGTAATGAACTAGATGAACACTCGAATCCCTGCTGTAGTCGATTGCCAGAGTTGGTTAGTCTTTTATTAAAGGAAGAATTAAACAAATAA
- a CDS encoding ATP-binding protein has translation MLVDFTVENYRSIREPVTLSAVAQKQKTRQTSQSSKRKRVKSDDEIAPGYPLEGWNIELLPVLAIFGANASGKSNVIQALDYLLFIMAQGTQEVVKFQPMFKYAKLDPFKLDSISAHSPTKFELRTTFNNAIYTYSLIINQNHVISENLDYALNTTKRTRRLFHRQWDEGRKKFIWKTGDDFAGPHNQLQKSIKENELFISTLVKLEVDIIEPFLNWITTRWIGIYLRGEDFDLAWIISIMQDKNNYKFNELLKQVLNIVHKFDTGLSRIEFKKKAESQTDYNIYAVHNTYDGDEIQWLFDEESLGTQSLFNLAFRIVMSLSVGGLIIVDELGTNLHPNITKNIIKIFQNSQTNPKRAQLIFTSHDNTLQRNNLLRRDQIWFTQKRPDHSTELYSLSDFKVRNDLAIDKAYLDGRFGAVPFLPSDEEMILQGD, from the coding sequence ATGCTTGTAGACTTTACAGTTGAAAACTATCGGTCAATTAGAGAACCTGTAACTTTAAGTGCAGTTGCTCAAAAACAAAAGACTCGTCAAACAAGCCAAAGCAGCAAACGCAAACGAGTAAAGTCAGATGATGAAATTGCACCTGGATATCCTCTTGAAGGGTGGAATATTGAGCTTTTACCAGTTCTAGCTATTTTTGGAGCTAATGCATCAGGCAAAAGTAATGTTATCCAAGCTCTGGATTATTTATTGTTCATAATGGCTCAGGGTACACAGGAAGTAGTCAAATTTCAACCAATGTTTAAATATGCAAAACTAGACCCTTTCAAATTAGATAGTATTTCTGCTCACAGCCCAACAAAATTTGAATTACGAACTACATTTAACAATGCTATTTATACTTATTCTTTAATAATTAATCAAAATCATGTAATTTCAGAGAATTTAGACTATGCTTTAAACACAACTAAACGGACTCGTCGTTTATTCCATCGTCAATGGGATGAAGGTAGGAAAAAATTTATATGGAAAACTGGTGACGATTTTGCAGGGCCGCATAATCAGCTTCAAAAAAGTATCAAAGAGAATGAATTATTTATTAGTACTTTAGTCAAACTAGAAGTAGATATAATTGAGCCTTTTCTAAACTGGATAACAACTAGATGGATTGGAATTTACTTGAGAGGTGAAGATTTCGACCTTGCTTGGATTATTTCGATTATGCAAGATAAAAATAATTACAAGTTCAATGAATTACTTAAACAAGTATTAAATATTGTACATAAATTTGATACTGGACTGTCTCGGATAGAGTTTAAAAAGAAAGCTGAGAGTCAGACTGACTACAATATATATGCTGTGCATAATACTTATGATGGTGACGAAATTCAGTGGCTTTTTGATGAAGAATCTCTTGGTACTCAGAGTTTATTTAATTTGGCATTTCGTATAGTAATGTCTTTGAGCGTTGGGGGATTAATAATTGTCGATGAATTAGGTACAAATCTTCATCCAAATATTACAAAAAATATTATAAAAATATTTCAAAATTCTCAAACAAATCCAAAACGCGCTCAACTGATTTTCACTAGCCATGATAACACATTACAAAGAAATAACTTGTTACGGCGTGATCAAATTTGGTTTACCCAAAAACGTCCTGATCACAGTACTGAATTATATTCATTGAGCGATTTTAAGGTACGCAATGATTTAGCAATTGACAAAGCTTATTTAGATGGTCGCTTTGGGGCTGTCCCGTTTCTTCCATCTGATGAAGAAATGATTTTACAGGGTGATTAG